The Aureispira anguillae genome contains a region encoding:
- a CDS encoding helix-turn-helix domain-containing protein — translation MSVNERFTQLIKTLSFTPNSLSKELNVTQPTIKKLEKGETLPNAKVLIPLLERFNVNINWLLGGEGEMFLNSSSSRAQEMIGGTGPDSNLSSNSRNSTCTNVKFLQKEIQYLNDKLKDKEEIIRLMRNQK, via the coding sequence ATGTCTGTTAATGAGAGATTTACACAATTGATTAAAACTCTAAGTTTTACACCTAATTCACTATCTAAGGAATTAAATGTTACTCAACCTACTATAAAAAAGCTTGAGAAAGGAGAAACTTTACCCAATGCTAAAGTATTAATTCCTCTACTAGAAAGATTTAATGTGAATATTAATTGGCTTTTAGGTGGGGAGGGAGAAATGTTTCTTAATAGTTCATCATCTAGGGCTCAAGAAATGATAGGAGGTACAGGACCTGATAGCAATCTATCCAGTAACAGCAGAAATTCTACTTGTACTAATGTTAAGTTCCTGCAAAAGGAGATCCAGTATTTGAATGATAAGTTAAAAGATAAAGAAGAGATCATTCGATTGATGAGGAATCAGAAATAA
- a CDS encoding peptidoglycan-binding domain-containing protein → MKSSIKEYKKPLIGLGLIALVILIYATKEQWMNFFLPKGLSKDSNTPTKQPVSTNTPSETIDRNQLLKKGDRGLSVQELQRLLNAEHDYQSQHGTVPIEAKLVVDQIFGAKTEALLFKFTNKKTMSIHQLQLILANQKN, encoded by the coding sequence ATGAAAAGCAGCATCAAAGAATATAAAAAGCCCTTAATTGGGCTAGGACTAATTGCTCTTGTGATCTTGATTTACGCCACCAAGGAGCAATGGATGAACTTCTTTTTGCCCAAAGGACTGAGCAAAGACAGCAATACGCCAACAAAACAGCCTGTGAGCACCAATACACCATCTGAAACGATTGATCGAAATCAACTGCTAAAAAAGGGCGATCGGGGCTTGTCCGTTCAGGAGTTGCAACGCCTTTTGAATGCAGAGCACGACTATCAAAGCCAACACGGCACCGTTCCCATTGAAGCAAAGCTCGTGGTTGATCAGATTTTTGGTGCTAAAACAGAAGCGCTCTTGTTTAAGTTCACCAACAAAAAGACCATGAGCATTCATCAATTGCAACTGATTCTAGCCAATCAAAAAAACTAA
- a CDS encoding site-specific integrase: MIKFAIVYNSRNKKLRKDGTASVQIRAYLNKKRKYFATGIYVTPSQWCARNNKIVNHSNHFQYNAEIRRQLDELEAYALEWIKKHGSMTLEQLESYFKYEDVQSFTEFWKYELENDTKLTKITKKKHKTAFNYWVAYQKDVKFSELTYNLIHGFDTFLYAHKLHTNTVYTHHKQVKKYINQAIRRDLFDANKNPYLKFTPSTAPTERTVLSTDEVQRLEALTFKQDEFYLELIRDMFLFSCYTGLRFSDTCAVRHKDIDQDKEGLILNIVAKKTSKQLLLPLYKLHKRKPEALIYKYRIIQEGAEEEPIFHKYTNQYFNRTLKELAALACIPKEITSHVGRHTFATHLASKVPIHILKAILQHSKIETTMGYLHLSNKLVNDALDGVDW; encoded by the coding sequence ATGATTAAATTTGCAATAGTTTATAATAGTAGAAATAAAAAATTAAGAAAGGACGGAACTGCTTCTGTTCAAATAAGAGCCTATTTAAATAAGAAACGGAAATATTTTGCTACTGGCATTTATGTTACTCCTTCGCAATGGTGCGCTCGCAATAATAAAATCGTAAATCATTCTAACCATTTTCAATATAATGCTGAAATAAGGCGACAATTGGACGAGTTGGAGGCTTATGCGCTAGAATGGATTAAGAAACATGGGAGCATGACTTTGGAGCAGTTAGAGAGCTATTTTAAGTATGAGGATGTACAGTCATTTACAGAGTTTTGGAAATACGAGCTAGAGAACGATACTAAGTTGACCAAAATCACCAAGAAGAAGCACAAAACGGCTTTTAATTATTGGGTTGCTTATCAAAAAGATGTAAAGTTTTCGGAACTGACCTATAATTTAATCCACGGCTTTGATACGTTTTTGTATGCCCATAAGCTCCACACCAATACGGTATATACGCATCATAAGCAGGTGAAGAAATACATTAATCAAGCGATTAGGAGGGATTTATTTGATGCCAATAAAAATCCTTATCTAAAGTTTACACCTAGCACAGCTCCAACAGAACGAACGGTTTTATCTACAGACGAGGTGCAACGTTTAGAAGCCTTGACCTTTAAACAGGATGAATTTTATCTGGAGCTGATTCGGGATATGTTTTTATTTTCTTGTTATACGGGCTTGCGCTTTTCTGATACCTGCGCTGTACGCCATAAGGACATCGACCAGGATAAGGAGGGGCTGATCTTAAACATTGTGGCAAAAAAGACCAGCAAACAGCTCTTACTGCCTTTGTATAAGTTGCACAAGCGAAAACCCGAAGCATTAATCTATAAATATAGAATTATCCAAGAGGGCGCTGAAGAGGAGCCGATCTTTCATAAATACACCAACCAGTATTTTAATCGTACCCTCAAGGAACTGGCTGCTTTGGCTTGTATTCCTAAAGAAATTACTAGCCATGTTGGTCGCCATACTTTTGCTACACACCTAGCCTCTAAGGTGCCTATTCATATTTTAAAGGCAATCTTACAGCATTCTAAGATTGAAACGACTATGGGCTATTTGCATTTGTCTAATAAGCTGGTTAATGATGCGCTGGATGGGGTGGATTGGTAG
- a CDS encoding nucleoside triphosphate pyrophosphohydrolase family protein, with the protein MEQYEFYILVVINTPKEENALCFATEAEINGVLPADTDLNKAYITKDYYDNDKELIYLKKSAVDALAIGVEGGRKIVPNNKENRKELGLKYKKGFLKKRKVKEPKEAAPQKPRFAEWMEVLKMGLNLLLTMKEESKAKKPSSSAAPSRNLTVLAQKIHALNQVKGFWNKERNIGELLMGVTAELSGAMEAYQESTPANWDLYDAGIYSPKEAFEHYIQHTFEDKIAGAIIRLLDLAAGMNIDIERHVRVKLAYHYLKENKD; encoded by the coding sequence ATGGAACAATACGAATTTTATATCCTTGTGGTCATCAATACGCCCAAAGAAGAAAACGCTTTGTGTTTTGCAACAGAAGCCGAAATTAACGGGGTATTACCTGCGGATACGGATCTAAACAAAGCTTATATCACCAAGGATTATTACGACAACGACAAAGAGCTAATCTATCTTAAAAAATCAGCAGTAGACGCTTTAGCGATTGGTGTGGAAGGAGGCAGAAAGATCGTGCCCAACAACAAGGAAAACCGCAAGGAATTGGGCTTGAAGTACAAAAAAGGCTTCCTAAAAAAGAGAAAAGTAAAAGAGCCTAAAGAAGCCGCCCCCCAAAAGCCACGCTTTGCAGAATGGATGGAGGTGTTAAAGATGGGGTTGAATTTATTGTTGACCATGAAGGAAGAAAGCAAGGCAAAAAAGCCAAGCTCCTCCGCTGCTCCCTCTAGGAATTTAACCGTTTTAGCACAGAAAATTCATGCCCTAAATCAAGTCAAGGGATTTTGGAACAAAGAGCGCAATATCGGGGAACTGTTAATGGGTGTTACCGCAGAGCTGAGCGGAGCGATGGAGGCTTACCAAGAAAGTACGCCTGCCAATTGGGATTTGTACGATGCAGGTATTTATAGCCCCAAAGAAGCTTTTGAACACTACATTCAACATACGTTCGAGGATAAAATTGCTGGTGCCATTATTCGGCTCTTAGATTTAGCGGCAGGAATGAACATAGATATTGAGCGCCATGTTCGGGTTAAGCTGGCTTACCATTATCTGAAAGAAAATAAAGATTAG
- a CDS encoding DUF6368 family protein — protein MGGPTSSILLKAIPTKLVWNEINSIVNNISKKVEGSSFWVKSTYPINGKIITTDENRPFYIESNEINTDYSVNEISQISDLLNIKPRYCLDVGAMCSKTIDHQILGELTLFIADKFDGIIDFGGALSPYYLLPNHLSKEDVNWSEIKPYFETMAKDIKGKIYSINYKTSLDKDWVFHICDVDFMRSWLKNKHFYMIK, from the coding sequence ATGGGAGGACCAACATCATCAATACTATTGAAAGCTATTCCAACAAAATTGGTATGGAACGAAATTAACTCAATAGTTAATAATATCTCGAAAAAGGTTGAAGGGAGTAGTTTTTGGGTAAAATCCACTTATCCTATAAATGGTAAGATCATTACAACAGATGAAAATCGACCTTTTTATATTGAAAGCAATGAAATTAATACTGATTATTCTGTAAATGAAATATCTCAAATAAGCGATTTATTGAATATTAAACCAAGGTATTGTTTAGATGTTGGTGCAATGTGTAGTAAGACGATAGATCACCAAATATTAGGGGAGTTAACCTTATTTATCGCTGATAAATTTGATGGTATAATTGATTTTGGAGGAGCACTCTCGCCTTACTATTTATTGCCAAATCATTTATCTAAAGAAGATGTCAATTGGTCAGAAATAAAACCATATTTTGAAACTATGGCTAAGGATATAAAAGGAAAAATCTATTCTATTAACTATAAAACTTCTTTAGATAAGGATTGGGTATTTCATATTTGTGATGTTGATTTTATGAGAAGCTGGTTAAAAAATAAGCACTTTTATATGATTAAATAA
- a CDS encoding PIN domain-containing protein, whose protein sequence is MAYNQPILTRLTGVVIVDFDNVFKTPVSHDKTQMIELELKEFLGELLSENNALEEVNIRLYGGWYHGDKLTNKASVLQQVISNVNIFPYIDNLKKRKIQGTVELVYSLFFVPSLIWKNTYKEKDGIKSIRINQNSLTNTCSSNSSICPPKIIAKFTRKKRKVCSVTNCNTIQENVFKGMEQKMVDTMMACDIMSYADEEQVKSIVVVSDDTDILPSLVVSKQKNNTNCSFTLIIKNNRIKDNCNYYLSPFDIPVKILS, encoded by the coding sequence ATGGCGTATAACCAACCTATCCTTACTCGTTTAACAGGAGTTGTAATAGTCGATTTTGATAACGTTTTCAAAACACCTGTTTCTCATGATAAAACGCAAATGATCGAACTTGAGTTAAAAGAATTTTTAGGAGAATTATTATCTGAAAATAATGCATTAGAAGAAGTAAATATTAGACTTTATGGAGGGTGGTATCATGGTGATAAACTTACTAATAAAGCATCTGTTCTTCAACAGGTTATTTCAAATGTCAATATATTTCCATATATTGATAATCTAAAGAAAAGAAAAATTCAAGGCACTGTAGAGCTAGTTTATTCATTATTTTTTGTTCCTTCATTAATATGGAAAAACACATATAAGGAAAAAGATGGGATAAAAAGTATTAGAATTAATCAAAATTCTTTAACAAATACTTGCAGCTCAAATTCTAGTATATGTCCACCTAAGATTATTGCTAAATTTACTAGAAAAAAAAGAAAAGTTTGTTCAGTTACTAATTGTAATACAATTCAAGAAAATGTATTTAAAGGGATGGAACAAAAGATGGTTGATACTATGATGGCATGTGATATTATGAGTTATGCAGATGAAGAACAAGTAAAAAGTATAGTTGTTGTTTCAGATGATACTGATATATTACCATCGCTTGTCGTTAGTAAGCAAAAGAATAACACAAACTGTAGTTTTACATTAATTATAAAAAATAATCGTATAAAAGATAACTGTAATTATTATTTATCTCCTTTTGATATTCCAGTAAAAATATTATCATGA
- a CDS encoding LPD1 domain-containing protein, translating into MKIIDTLRPEGGSKAEQWWQDQGFKKVYQEFRKGDASNDLKKIKDVRDVSEFFKLKGYQFGNWVTHEDRFNYLAALAVCLFDLNRVLRFKGNNLGLDKHLGVAFGARGKKGAKAHYEPWSHIINMTRYKEAHRFDEPYTKPTRFVISGGVGSFAHEYGHFLDYFFGSRVETTAKVYALSDGHSTDPTRIQYDKNKYPMRYLMESILEKAYWDSSKRSESAYVRRIKELLPDRYLDYFLSRNEIFARLFEQYISYKLKELKIKNVFLTKTKYHTAQYMLLSEIKTVVPLFDKLLIQMRKHF; encoded by the coding sequence ATGAAAATTATAGATACCTTACGTCCTGAGGGCGGTTCAAAGGCAGAGCAATGGTGGCAAGACCAAGGCTTTAAAAAAGTTTACCAAGAATTCAGAAAAGGCGATGCCAGTAATGATTTGAAAAAGATCAAAGATGTACGAGATGTATCGGAATTTTTTAAACTCAAAGGGTATCAATTTGGCAACTGGGTTACCCATGAGGATCGCTTTAACTATTTAGCAGCTCTAGCCGTTTGTTTATTTGATCTCAATCGAGTACTGCGCTTTAAAGGCAATAATTTAGGCTTAGACAAACATTTAGGCGTTGCTTTTGGGGCAAGGGGCAAAAAAGGAGCTAAAGCGCATTATGAGCCATGGTCGCACATCATCAACATGACTCGTTACAAGGAAGCGCACCGTTTTGATGAGCCATACACCAAACCAACCCGTTTTGTTATTTCGGGTGGAGTGGGTTCTTTTGCGCATGAGTATGGGCATTTCTTGGATTACTTCTTTGGTTCCAGAGTAGAAACAACCGCTAAAGTTTATGCTTTATCGGATGGGCATTCTACTGACCCTACACGGATTCAATACGATAAAAACAAGTACCCCATGCGCTATTTGATGGAGTCCATTTTAGAAAAGGCGTATTGGGATAGCAGCAAACGCTCTGAGTCTGCTTATGTGAGACGTATTAAGGAGCTGCTTCCTGATCGTTATTTGGATTATTTTCTAAGTAGAAATGAGATTTTTGCTCGTTTATTTGAACAGTACATTTCTTATAAACTAAAGGAATTGAAGATTAAAAATGTCTTTCTAACTAAAACCAAGTACCACACCGCTCAATATATGCTCCTTTCGGAAATAAAAACGGTCGTACCGCTTTTTGACAAGTTATTGATCCAAATGAGAAAGCATTTTTAG
- a CDS encoding glycoside hydrolase family 19 protein, protein MKPQHKIYLGGAVGLIAAIFLIRTFLLKLQRERIIQACEQAFGSLDATQKDSIRIIVQTFEQYGDKDFNKLIYILATTRHESNFRPIEERRASPSQTDVYNRQNAYWYTGYYGRGFVQLTHQRNYAKMSQLLGVDFVANPALVLKSSYAARILVQGMLQGAFTRKPLKNYINSSKVDFYTARRVVNGLDRAQRIEGYANLIAQAIV, encoded by the coding sequence ATGAAACCACAACACAAAATATATCTTGGAGGAGCAGTGGGGCTGATTGCTGCGATTTTTCTCATTCGAACTTTTTTGCTAAAGCTCCAGAGAGAACGAATTATACAAGCTTGCGAGCAAGCCTTTGGAAGTTTAGATGCTACTCAAAAGGATTCAATTCGTATTATTGTACAAACCTTTGAACAATACGGTGACAAGGATTTTAATAAGCTCATTTATATTCTAGCCACCACCCGACATGAAAGTAACTTTAGACCCATTGAGGAGCGCAGAGCTTCACCTTCTCAAACCGATGTTTACAATCGTCAGAATGCCTATTGGTATACGGGGTATTATGGGCGTGGTTTTGTCCAGCTCACGCACCAGCGAAACTATGCTAAGATGTCTCAGCTCTTAGGGGTGGATTTTGTTGCCAATCCTGCTTTGGTTTTAAAATCTTCTTATGCCGCTCGTATTTTAGTGCAAGGCATGTTACAAGGGGCTTTCACTCGTAAGCCTTTAAAGAATTACATCAACAGCTCTAAGGTGGATTTTTATACTGCTCGTAGGGTGGTTAATGGCTTGGATCGGGCGCAAAGAATAGAGGGCTATGCTAATTTGATTGCTCAAGCTATTGTTTAG